In Mercurialis annua linkage group LG6, ddMerAnnu1.2, whole genome shotgun sequence, the following are encoded in one genomic region:
- the LOC126687033 gene encoding LOW QUALITY PROTEIN: 65-kDa microtubule-associated protein 4 (The sequence of the model RefSeq protein was modified relative to this genomic sequence to represent the inferred CDS: inserted 2 bases in 1 codon) — protein sequence MYNGHKDRFTSVETTCGLLLLELQKLWDEVGDNDAQRDKMLFEIEQECLQVYKEKVEKADGYRSELQRQIDYAEDEIQRIRSVLGELHVEDELRVSVNLNEKLQMINPRLEEMRKRKDERKRQFVDVVDELKRISKEIIGITQDNLRELVVDDETDLSLGRLMNLQNQLQQLQNEKANRLKQVLDLAETLNSLCAVLGMDFKNVIRKIHPDFDESKGLNDITNGKIERLTTEIQSLQGVKLQRIKKLRDLEGVLLELWDLMDTPVEEQMAFLNVLKCMAASECEITEPNVLSLELINQVEEEVLRLKQLKSSKVKEIVLKKRLELEEICRNLHIFTEALVAPEFSFEAVASGAVDPVHLLGEIEHEIAKVKEEASSRKEILDKVEKWFAACEEECWLEEYNKNDNRYNAGKGAHIILKRAEKARAAVNKIPALVETLTSKIKVWEKERGNQFLYDGERLLSRLEEYNYLRKEKEQDKIRQRDQKKRQVQLMAEKEAIFGAKPSPLMSGRKPSRASIGVASNRKLSLGGAILQNFKAEKAAPSSLSLDKIGDSMNRKSSLGHQQYGAFASQTFGRRCSEIGGHVVKKQSSAKTRPTESHFIRKPLSPIPVTMSYSKANIANFPADTQISKTSGDPCCTKTPIRTPGRDKVTMTPKTQPILVPTTPNTASGPMLMASTPATPCVSSGLITTAKKTLDVEQIEYSFEELRAGLPYPEAQTQXDCCKYDM from the exons ATGTATAACGGCCACAAAGATCGGTTCACCAGTGTTGAAACTACCTGCGGCTTGTTACTACTGGAATTACAg AAATTATGGGATGAAGTTGGAGACAATGATGCGCAACGAGATAAAATGTTGTTTGAAATTGAGCAAGAGTGTTTACAGGTTTATAAAGAAAAAGTTGAGAAAGCGGACGGTTATAGATCTGAATTGCAACGGCAAATTGATTACGCTGAAGATGAAATTCAGCGTATTCGGTCTGTATTAGGAGAGCTTCATGTTGAA GATGAACTGAGGGTTAGTGtgaatttaaatgaaaagttGCAAATGATTAATCCTAGATTAGAGGAAATGAGGAAGAGAAAAGACGAAAGGAAAAGGCAATTTGTCGATGTTGTAGACGAATTAAAGCGTATTTCGAAGGAGATTATCGGTATTACGCAAGATAATCTTCGTGAGTTGGTTGTTGATGATGAGACTGATTTGTCTCTAGGGAGACTAATGAACTTGCAGAATCAGTTGCAGCAACTTCAAAATGAAAAG GCCAATCGTTTGAAGCAAGTATTGGATCTTGCGGAGACATTGAATTCCTTGTGTGCAGTGCTTGGTATGGATTTCAAAAACGTAATTCGCAAGATCCATCCTGATTTTGATGAATCTAAAGGATTGAATGACATAACTAATGGTAAAATTGAGAGGTTGACTACTGAGATACAAAGCTTGCAAGGTGTCAAGTTGCAGAGAATCAAGAAG CTTAGAGATCTTGAAGGTGTTCTTTTGGAGCTTTGGGATTTGATGGATACACCAGTGGAGGAGCAAATGGCGTTTCTGAATGTTCTTAAATGTATGGCTGCTTCAGAGTGTGAAATTACTGAGCCTAATGTGCTCTCCCTGGAGTTAATTAACCAA GTTGAGGAAGAAGTGTTGAGGCTGAAACAACTGAAATCAAGTAAAGTGAAAGAGATTGTTCTTAAGAAGAGGTTGGAACTAGAAGAGATCTGCAGGAATTTGCATATATTTACAGAAGCACTTGTTGCACCAGAATTTTCATTTGAGGCTGTGGCATCTG GAGCTGTGGACCCTGTGCATCTATTGGGAGAGATTGAACATGAAATTGCAAAGGTTAAAGAGGAAGCTTCTAGTAGGAAGGAAATACTTGACAAGGTGGAGAAGTGGTTTGCTGCTTGTGAAGAAGAGTGCTGGCTTGAAGAGTATAACAAG aatGATAATCGCTACAATGCTGGAAAAGGTGCACATATCATCTTGAAACGTGCCGAAAAAGCTCGCGCAGCTGTTAACAAAATTCCTG CATTGGTGGAGACACTGACTTCAAAAATTAAAGTTTGGGAGAAAGAACGAGGAAATCAGTTCTTATATGATGGT gaACGACTTCTTTCTAGGTTGGAAGAGTACAACTACCTAAGAAAAGAGAAAGAACAAGACAAAATAAGGCAACGA GATCAGAAGAAACGTCAGGTGCAGCTGATGGCAGAGAAAGAAGCAATTTTTGGGGCGAAACCAAGCCCATTAATGAGCGGAAGGAAGCCTTCTAGAGCATCAATAGGAGTAGCAAGTAACCGTAAACTTTCTCTTGGTGGTGCAATTCTTCAGAACTTTAAAGCTGAAAAAGCAGCTCCCAGTAGCTTATCTCTCGATAAAATTGGCGACAGTATGAATCGGAAGAGCTCTCTAGGTCATCAGCAGTATGGTGCCTTCGCATCTCAGACCTTCG GGAGGAGATGCTCAGAGATTGGTGGTCATGTGGTAAAGAAGCAATCCTCTGCAAAAACCCGGCCAACGGAATCACACTTCATCAGGAAACCGCTCTCTCCGATTCCTGTGACAATGTCTTATTCTAAGGCCAACATAGCCAATTTCCCAGCAGATACACAAATCAGTAAAACATCGGGTGATCCTTGTTGTACCAAGACACCAATTCGGACACCAGGCAGAGATAAAGTGACAATGACTCCAAAAACACAGCCAATTCTAGTGCCGACAACTCCAAATACAGCATCTGGTCCAATGCTGATGGCATCAACACCAGCTACACCTTGTGTTTCTTCTGGTCTAATTACTACAGCTAAAAAGACTCTGGATGTGGAGCAAATTGAATACTCGTTTGAAGAGTTAAGAGCTGGTCTTCCCTATCCTGAAGCACAAACACA AGACTGTTGCAAGTATGACATGTaa
- the LOC126687048 gene encoding LOB domain-containing protein 19-like has product MSGVHNGGGPCGACKFLRRKCLKGCIFAPYFDSDQGTVHFAAVHKVFGASNVSKLLMRIPPHKRLDAVVTLCYEALARVRDPVYGCVGHLFTLQQQVVHLQAELAYIQARLSTLHRLPLHQQQQQSAHSQSQTSNMSEIASCSEMASNSNMSGHFNERQLQTQQHVESAPEFVMDLQLESNDDLHALARDFVSRYLPGVRFKSTT; this is encoded by the exons ATGAGTGGTGTTCATAATGGAGGTGGGCCTTGTGGTGCCTGCAAGTTTTTGAGGAGAAAGTGTCTAAAAGGCTGCATTTTTGCACCTTATTTTGACTCAGACCAGGGGACGGTTCACTTTGCAGCGGTGCATAAGGTGTTCGGAGCTAGCAATGTCTCTAAGCTTCTGATGCGCATACCGCCTCATAAGCGGCTCGATGCGGTGGTTACTCTTTGTTATGAAGCTTTGGCTAGGGTTCGAGATCCTGTTTATGGCTGTGTTGGCCATCTTTTCACTCTCCAGCAGCAG GTGGTGCATTTACAGGCGGAGTTAGCTTACATTCAGGCCCGGCTTTCCACATTGCACCGATTACCCTTGCATCAGCAACAACAGCAGTCAGCTCATAGCCAGTCTCAGACGAGTAATATGTCTGAAATAGCTTCATGTTCGGAAATGGCGTCAAATTCGAACATGTCAGGGCATTTTAATGAGCGTCAACTACAAACTCAGCAGCATGTAGAATCCGCACCAGAATTTGTAATGGATCTTCAGCTTGAGAGTAATGATGATCTTCATGCTTTGGCTCGTGATTTTGTGTCTCGATACTTGCCGGGAGTTAGATTCAAATCCACTACCTAA
- the LOC126687036 gene encoding uncharacterized protein LOC126687036: MNLNPQKTEQNDLYHNHHHHHHHDLVPPLPSDHIIHTLSYPSIQNDDVSSSLPEIVLFRSSSPDSPSQSSSDNDDDSLINPKSNLPTRPAYINPEPHISSQFYTFNAESHSLMIRCILEHRLATPEEIRTATPRSVLKSWRSVWKDRNEDTAYVTGWKRIQEKLTGHVDPNSGNEFLCFKNNSQQFVSHVDQWQHIVMSFHGDADLKHLGLRETIERIKQVWTVGAKFYGIPESFIRVCVAACPVCSAPDGTSASRNKRRRFEYTESFDVPAKEVPSRLHQLAAKHKVVLCIRQKYIRYKPFMAEVKDYACHRAGEPVAKKSRMLKREPYASKRCGCGFRIRAIVPITNYNEKDKTFVYQEEGMAVFKLYAVHSGHEPGPLDGNARIMHRVVGHKGSLIMDQELDYGVREDLDSEGFGLIGKDDGDLQLSVLQQVQELRHEIGLLEGRLRKIPSELLGSASQELFDIVHKVRSVGEDSLNTVGILSHKPHSDDVLVGDNDLTHWSDHHEHIYGNGKETDLIDDDEDSFGRTLGDVVPWDRMRSECRSDKDLMSEPCKPEKWLKCSDFDEKSILDCEDTKLSKPLRHDEAIVTDVGLIQVDSFYQENPKWYDSPCGLDPSADCGDSEFRHGEIV, encoded by the coding sequence atgaatttgaatCCCCAAAAAACCGAACAAAACGATCTCTACCAcaatcaccaccaccaccaccaccatgaTCTGGTCCCACCACTACCGTCTGATCATATAATCCACACCCTCTCCTATCCCTCCATCCAAAACGACGACGTTTCATCTTCCCTCCCAGAAATTGTTCTTTTCCGCTCCTCCTCACCCGACTCACCGAGTCAATCCTCCTCCGACAACGACGACGACTCACTAATTAACCCCAAATCGAATCTCCCGACCCGACCTGCTTACATCAACCCGGAGCCCCATATTTCCTCTCAATTCTACACGTTCAACGCTGAGTCTCACTCGCTCATGATTCGATGCATTCTCGAGCACCGCCTCGCGACTCCGGAAGAGATCCGCACCGCTACTCCTCGCTCCGTGCTGAAATCGTGGCGGTCCGTTTGGAAAGACCGGAACGAAGATACTGCTTACGTCACCGGTTGGAAAAGAATCCAAGAAAAATTAACCGGACACGTGGACCCGAATTCTGGTAATGAATTTCTCTGTTTCAAGAATAATTCGCAGCAATTTGTTTCGCATGTTGATCAGTGGCAACATATTGTTATGAGTTTTCACGGTGATGCtgatttaaaacatttagggTTACGAGAAACTATTGAGAGAATTAAACAAGTGTGGACTGTAGGTGCTAAATTTTATGGAATTCCTGAGAGTTTTATTAGGGTTTGTGTTGCTGCTTGTCCTGTTTGTTCGGCTCCCGATGGGACTTCTGCTTCGCGGAATAAACGGCGGCGGTTTGAATATACAGAGTCGTTTGATGTTCCTGCTAAAGAAGTTCCGAGTAGATTACATCAGTTAGCTGCTAAGCATAAAGTTGTGCTTTGCATTAGACAAAAGTATATTAGGTATAAGCCTTTTATGGCCGAGGTTAAAGATTATGCTTGTCATAGAGCGGGTGAACCTGTGGCGAAAAAATCGAGGATGTTGAAGCGGGAGCCTTATGCTTCTAAGAGGTGTGGGTGTGGGTTTAGGATTAGGGCTATTGTGCCGATTACTAATTATAATGAGAAAGATAAGACGTTTGTTTATCAGGAGGAAGGGATGGCGGTTTTTAAACTATATGCTGTTCATTCGGGTCATGAGCCTGGTCCGTTGGATGGGAATGCGAGGATTATGCATCGGGTTGTTGGGCATAAAGGTAGTTTGATTATGGATCAAGAATTGGACTATGGAGTTCGTGAGGATTTGGATAGTGAAGGTTTTGGTTTGATTGGGAAGGATGATGGTGATTTGCAACTCTCGGTTTTGCAGCAGGTGCAGGAGTTGAGACATGAAATTGGGTTGCTAGAAGGGAGGTTAAGGAAAATCCCAAGTGAACTACTGGGTTCTGCTTCACAGGAATTGTTTGATATTGTTCATAAGGTCAGGAGTGTAGGAGAAGACAGTTTGAATACAGTTGGGATTCTCTCACACAAGCCTCATTCGGATGATGTGCTAGTTGGAGATAATGATTTGACGCACTGGAGTGATCATCATGAACATATCTATGGAAATGGGAAGGAAACAGATTTGATTGATGACGATGAAGATAGTTTTGGACGGACACTTGGGGATGTTGTCCCGTGGGACCGGATGAGATCAGAGTGTAGAAGTGACAAAGACTTGATGAGTGAACCTTGTAAGCCTGAAAAGTGGTTGAAATGCAGTGACTTTGATGAGAAGAGCATTCTTGACTGTGAGGATACAAAATTATCCAAGCCCTTGAGACATGACGAGGCTATAGTGACAGATGTAGGTCTTATACAGGTTGATAGTTTCTATCAAGAGAATCCAAAATGGTATGATTCTCCTTGTGGATTAGACCCCAGTGCAGATTGTGGAGACAGTGAATTTAGACATGGGGAGATTGTATAG
- the LOC126687952 gene encoding uncharacterized protein LOC126687952, with amino-acid sequence MCESSSGNFLHSQLELETLPRNCWNRRLRIGEQDDLARLFLELQSVLITGHDDEACWQRAVPVFTPNLMSIQLQHLAGLSTPHLNRGIFIPSIWKHQIPPRIQFFMWLVAWDRISCNASLVARGILNPSLIGCSVCHFEESSVHILLHCSYAWKTWCFIYSKCGLLWVTPSSIDSFFIFWMDCSLPAYKDLWKLIWFFCVWELWKARNKRVFRGESTQIDALVHLVITRAVTFYSSFHSQFPYSGSDVYRCLDCFVKFN; translated from the coding sequence ATGTGTGAGTCTTCCAGCGgtaattttctgcattcacaactTGAACTTGAGACCTTGCCGCGGAACTGCTGGAATCGCCGTCTGCGTATTGGTGAGCAAGATGATCTAGCTCGGCTGTTCCTGGAGTTACAGTCAGTTCTTATTACTGGTCATGATGATGAAGCTTGTTGGCAGAGAGCGGTTCCAGTTTTTACCCCAAATTTGATGTCGATTCAGCTGCAGCATCTCGCCGGTCTGTCTACTCCCCATCTGAACAGAGGAATTTTTATTCCCTCCATTTGGAAGCATCAAATCCCTCCGCGCATTCAGTTTTTCATGTGGTTGGTAGCATGGGACCGTATTTCTTGCAATGCGTCTTTGGTAGCGCGTGGTATTCTTAACCCTTCCCTTATTGGCTGTTCTGTATGTCATTTTGAAGAATCTTCAGTTCATATTTTGCTGCACTGTTCTTATGCTTGGAAGACTTGGTGTTTCATTTATTCCAAGTGTGGTCTTCTTTGGGTTACTCCCTCTTCCATTGAtagtttttttatcttttggatGGATTGCTCATTACCTGCTTATAAGGACCTATGGAAGCTCATTTGGTTTTTTTGCGTTTGGGAATTATGGAAGGCGAGGAATAAACGCGTTTTCAGAGGGGAATCTACTCAAATTGACGCTTTAGTTCATTTGGTGATTACTAGAGCCGTTACGTTCTATTCTTCTTTTCATTCTCAGTTTCCGTATTCGGGAAGTGATGTTTATAGATGTTTAGATTGCTTTGTAAAGTTTAACTGA
- the LOC126687038 gene encoding pentatricopeptide repeat-containing protein At1g01970, which translates to MSICVGNIIPPPFPFCPSNPEATKLSYLTVMHKLLIFKKSVNFAICESHTQHSVLAATVNSEQVEKIKVNADDDNKPKFKWLKIGSDITESQKQYISELSPKMSNRCTALLKNLICYSHQTQNVSLSDLLRSWVRVMKPRRTDWLSILKQLKLMEHPLYLEVAELALLEESFEADVRDYTKVIHCYGKLNRPKDAEKILLVMKERGFEIDQVVLTTMMDVYSKSGKLNQAEKIFEDLKLLGHPLDKRAYGSMIMAFIRAGMPDRGEALLREMDAEAIYAGSEVYKALLRAYSIIGDADGAQRVFDAIQFACIPPDARVCGLLVNAYLMAGLSKKAVAVFQNMRRAGVEPNDKCIALVLAAYEKENNLDEALNLLTSLENEGMMLGKEASQMLAGWFRRLGVVKEVELVLREVSFRTPAH; encoded by the exons ATGTCAATTTGTGTTGGAAACATTATTCCACCTCCCTTCCCGTTTTGCCCCTCAAACCCTGAAGCTACAAAGCTCAGTTATCTCACAGTTATGCACAAATtgttaatattcaaaaaatcTGTAAATTTTGCTATCTGTGAATCCCACACTCAACACTCTGTATTAGCTGCTACTGTCAATTCAGAACAAGtagaaaaaattaaagtgaATGCAGATGATGAtaataaaccaaagtttaagtGGCTTAAAATTGGTTCTGATATCACAGAATCACAAAAACAGTATATATCCGAACTCTCGCCGAAAATGAGTAATCGATGTACGGCTCTCTTGAAGAATCTTATTTGTTACTCTCACCAAACGCAGAATGTTAGTTTATCGGATTTGTTGCGTTCTTGGGTAAGGGTAATGAAGCCGAGAAGAACTGATTGGCTTTCGATTCTTAAACAGTTGAAACTGATGGAGCATCCTCTTTATCTTGAG GTGGCCGAACTTGCCCTACTAGAAGAATCTTTTGAGGCTGATGTTCGTGACTACACAAAAGTGATCCATTGCTATGGGAAACTAAACCGACCTAAAGATGCAGAAAAAATTCTCTTGGTCATGAAAGAGAGAGGCTTTGAGATTGATCAGGTAGTCTTAACTACCATGATGGACGTGTATAGCAAGTCCGGTAAGCTAAATCAGGCTGAGAAAATTTTCGAAGACCTGAAGCTGCTTGGCCATCCGTTGGATAAACGAGCATATGGCTCCATGATTATGGCCTTTATCAGAGCCGGAATGCCCGACAGAGGAGAAGCTTTACTTAGAGAAATGGACGCTGAAGCAATTTATGCAGGAAGTGAAGTTTACAAGGCATTGTTAAGAGCATATTCAATAATCGGTGATGCTGACGGAGCCCAAAGAGTGTTTGATGCAATTCAATTTGCATGTATTCCTCCGGATGCTAGAGTGTGTGGACTCCTCGTAAACGCTTACCTGATGGCAGGCCTAAGTAAAAAGGCAGTCGCCGTATTTCAAAATATGAGGAGGGCTGGCGTTGAGCCTAATGATAAATGTATTGCCTTGGTACTGGCTGCATATGAGAAGGAAAACAACCTCGATGAAGCGTTGAACTTACTAACGAGTTTGGAGAACGAGGGGATGATGCTTGGTAAAGAAGCTTCACAAATGTTAGCTGGGTGGTTTAGAAGATTAGGAGTAGTTAAAGAAGTGGAGCTTGTCTTGAGAGAAGTTAGTTTCAGAACTCCTGCACATTAA
- the LOC126687045 gene encoding LOB domain-containing protein 18-like — protein MNASPNPSSSGGSGGGPVSGSGNSSNSGGGGNSGGGPCGACKFLRRKCVPGCIFAPYFDSEQGAAHFAAVHKVFGASNVSKLLLHIPVHKRLDAVVTICYEAQARLRDPVYGCVAHIFALQQQVVNLQAELTYLQAHLATLELPSPPPPPPPPPQTIVPSPPLSISDLPSASSVPATYDLSSLFDPMTQSSWAMQQRQTDPRQFCGGNSGSSLAITGGGSGGGGGDLQSLARELLHRHGSPPPSISK, from the exons ATGAACGCGTCTCCAAATCCCAGCTCTAGCGGTGGCAGCGGTGGCGGTCCTGTAAGTGGCAGTGGGAATAGTAGTAACAGTGGCGGTGGTGGTAACAGCGGCGGAGGACCATGCGGCGCGTGCAAATTCTTGAGAAGAAAGTGTGTTCCCGGGTGTATATTTGCTCCTTATTTTGACTCGGAACAAGGCGCAGCTCATTTCGCAGCGGTACATAAGGTTTTTGGCGCAAGCAACGTTTCGAAACTTCTGTTACATATTCCGGTTCATAAACGCCTTGATGCGGTGGTTACCATCTGCTATGAAGCTCAAGCTCGCCTGAGAGATCCAGTTTACGGCTGCGTTGCTCACATCTTTGCTCTTCAACAACAG GTAGTGAATTTACAAGCAGAGCTCACATACTTACAAGCCCACCTAGCAACACTAGAGCTTCCAtcaccaccacctccaccgccgccgccgccgcaaACAATAGTGCCATCTCCTCCTCTCTCAATATCTGACCTCCCGTCAGCCTCTTCCGTACCGGCCACTTATGATTTATCGTCACTTTTTGATCCAATGACACAATCTTCATGGGCCATGCAGCAGAGGCAAACGGATCCACGTCAATTTTGCGGAGGCAACAGTGGCTCTTCTTTAGCAATCACCGGTGGCGGCAGCGGCGGTGGTGGTGGAGATCTCCAGTCGCTGGCACGTGAACTCCTCCATAGGCATGGATCTCCGCCTCCATCTATTTCTAAATGA